Genomic window (Apis cerana isolate GH-2021 linkage group LG1, AcerK_1.0, whole genome shotgun sequence):
gaatatcttCATGTCTCATGCTCTAAAATATCAATGCCTTCTACatttactatattaatatagaaacatAAATTAGAAACAGAATAGATATGGCATTTTATGGGATTTTGTATTATGTTCAacctaaaaaaaatgtttcttacgCCATCTAGCATGCTGTAATCtaactacatatataaaattaaattattcaaaaagtacaaagtaaaaatttaaacttatatatttcataattttaaaaattgaaatgaaaatattattcatcattttaatatgaaaaatataattatgcattaaacttatttcttataaaatataattatatttctaatattagatatattataatatgattatatattgtattatatattataatatatgtatgatttCTTAagtcttttatttgtttaaaatagaatctgaaatattatttatttttggccTCAATTTGTTGCTTTTATATGAGACATAAATCATTTCAGaaaatctctttaaaaatttaatctataatatattaaaataaataaaattatattaaaataaatatattaaaaaagtatatgtaaatgtatatgtaatatataaatatattatatttgttattcatataatttatttataatttaactaatagagaaagatttaatagtaagatttaacattaattttcaaataaaactctattattacttaataaattataaagtaattttcaatttcatacgtagatacttataaaattatccaatactgatcaatttacaatattgtctagttttcactttttttatcagatattaattataaattctattaattataagttaattacattttattatataaattaatatgacactaaaatattatactttaaaacTTTAACTTAAAACTTTAGAAtagttttttaagaaatttttttcaattaaattaattactattattatttatatcttaatttttaaaattttcaataatgattaattcatattatattattataaattatctatataaagatctatataaagattatctatatctttatattatctttatatatcttatatgtcttatatatcttttcaagATCAGAaatcatttgttttattattgcttTTCTTTACATTATCACATGATTTTTGACgttataacataacatatacGTACATGTTGTTATTTTGAACATGGCTGCTGTGGATTGTGAGTCAAAAGACGACAATGCGACTAATTTATCAGAAACTTTagtattttcgaatgaaacagttaaaacgatcgaaaaaCATGAAACATCAGGAATACCTTTACAATCATCTTGGACATTTTGGTTAGACAAGTaagaagattaatatttttaaaattctaaaaattgtatctatataatctataataaattaatatttttttttactttccttctttcgataaatatcacgaaatatgcaagcaatattttttttttaacattgaaaCTATACTATGAAACTATTaacattatgaaaaattttcaaaagaataaaataatgtcattaaataatatcaatatcatttatttatataacgatatgaattattaacatattatatatcaatataaaaatcaatataaaaattttgatgaaattaaaaattgaaaactgtCATTTTCTAATTGTTCAGTAAATTGTATCTTATATTgttcttttaaaaactattttagagtaattttaaatatttaataatgtaaaaatctaattttctagttatgcttttatattttatattttttgaaattcttaaataagaaaattattatttttaattatataatatgtatatgtgtactCATAATTgcttaaatcttatatttttattttatttaaaataatattttttgcctttttgttgttttataaaaagaaatttgatgaaatgtaatcctgaaaaaattgaatcattcTTTGCATAGTGTATATAGAAAGTTCTAAAGAGTTGGTAAAATTGACAGAGCTATTTCTGGCACAACTGttgaagaatataaagaaaatttaacgaagATTTATACTGTGAACACTGTACAAAGTTTTTGGGCTGTTTTCAACAATATACCAAGTGTTAGTGCTGTAcaagtaagtatattttttaatatattttttatcattaacataaatatacaaacatatataaattattttcatgtcAGGTCAGATATAGTTATCATTTAATGAGAGATGAAAGATATCCATTATGGGAAGAACCTGTCAATCAAAATGGTGGAACATGGAGATTAAAATGCCATAAATCTGAtactgtaaatataaaatttttttatattacata
Coding sequences:
- the LOC108001773 gene encoding eukaryotic translation initiation factor 4E type 3, which encodes MAAVDCESKDDNATNLSETLVFSNETVKTIEKHETSGIPLQSSWTFWLDKAISGTTVEEYKENLTKIYTVNTVQSFWAVFNNIPSVSAVQVRYSYHLMRDERYPLWEEPVNQNGGTWRLKCHKSDTEKIWKEMVLAAIGEQFAECVAEGDEVCGITVSIRDREDLVQIWNTNATLASKATILNKIHSLLPNVNFSEFYKSHQSHHAYGRR